A single region of the Heteronotia binoei isolate CCM8104 ecotype False Entrance Well unplaced genomic scaffold, APGP_CSIRO_Hbin_v1 Chromosome634, whole genome shotgun sequence genome encodes:
- the LOC132590485 gene encoding alpha-1-antiproteinase-like, with translation MSSLYLHFAACCTHCHLVPEIQEHPDHHSPDEDASGSKTLTNWELAQGNVNVAFKYYYHLASKAINKNFFYSPVAVSIAYFLLSLGAKSATLRHHFSKLKCDPTELSEQKKREGVLSLLHVLNRPEAKCQMSTGNAIFTDDKVQGLQKLLDDAEDLINTTDSGYSKLVDLIKVLDPEFVMVYINYIFLNAYMENPFYYQPTQEQDFFVDDVTTVKVEMMHKAGCYNTYHDQELYCEVVQMPYKSNASALFILPEPGKMRLVEEAMGEKLLQRWQDSLRLSKMDIYLPKLSQSDCDAMEISKSLDRTAVFSDQSGISRKAELKMPKAIHKSYLNTYENGTGAAGTIDIEMVQISRPIEITFNRPFLLIIFNNITSDNLFFRRAVNPNEP, from the exons ATGTCCAGTCTCTACCTGCACTTCGCTGCTTGCTGCACCCATTGCCATCTAGTTCCTGAGATCCAGGAACACCCTGACCACCACTCTCCTGATGAAGATGCCAGTGGAAGCAAAACTCTGACCAATTGGGAATTAGCCCAGGGCAATGTTAATGTTGCTTTTAAATACTACTACCATCTTGCTTCAAAGGCCATCAACAAGAATTTTTTCTATTCCCCTGTGGCTGTTTCCATTGCCTATTTCTTGCTATCCCTGGGGGCTAAGTCAGCTACTCTGAGACACCATTTTTCAAAACTTAAGTGCGATCCCACAGAGCTCAGTGagcagaaaaaaagagaaggTGTTCTCAGTCTCCTTCATGTGCTAAACCGCCCTGAGGCTAAGTGCCAGATGAGCACTGGGAATGCCATTTTTACAGATGACAAAGTGCAAGGGCTTCAGAAACTCTTGGATGATGCTGAGGACTTAATCAACACCACAGACAGTGGTTATAGCAAGTTGGTTGACCTCATCAAGGTTCTTGATCCTGAGTTTGTGATGGTTTATATAAACTATATTTTCCTGAACG CCTATATGGAGAATCCATTCTATTACCAGCCTACTCAAGAACAGGACTTCTTTGTGGATGATGTTACAACAGTGAAGGTTGAAATGATGCATAAAGCTGGCTGCTACAACACTTATCATGATCAGGAGCTGTACTGTGAAGTGGTGCAGATGCCTTACAAAAGCAACGCTTCTGCATTGTTCATTCTACCTGAGCCTGGGAAAATGAGGCTGGTGGAAGAGGCCATGGGGGAAAAGCTTCTTCAAAGATGGCAGGATTCACTGAGACTGAG CAAGATGGATATATACCTTCCAAAGCTTTCACAGTCAGATTGTGATGCCATGGAGATATCGAAAAGTTTAGATAGAACTGCTGTGTTCTCAGACCAATCTGGAATTTCCAGGAAAGCTGAGCTGAAAATGCCCAAG GCTATCCACAAATCTTATTTGAATACCTATGAGAATGGCACCGGAGCTGCTGGCACCATTGACATTGAAATGGTCCAAATTTCTAGGCCCATTGAAATAACATTCAACAGGCCCTTCCTATTAATTATTTTCAATAACATTACCAGTGACAACTTATTTTTCCGGAGGGCTGTTAATCCTAATGAACCCTAA